One window of the Flexibacter flexilis DSM 6793 genome contains the following:
- the rplQ gene encoding 50S ribosomal protein L17 — translation MRHGKSFNHLGRTASHRKAMLSNMASSLILHKRIETTLAKAKELRKYIEPLLTKAKNDTTHSRRTVFSYLQNKESVKVLFGDVAEKIASRPGGYTRIVKLGNRLGDNAEVCLIELVDYNTTLLAETKEAAATKTRRSRRSTAPKAAAESTETPAAEESSESSEPTTEA, via the coding sequence ATGAGACACGGAAAAAGTTTTAATCACTTAGGTCGCACTGCATCTCACCGCAAAGCTATGCTTTCAAACATGGCTTCGTCGTTGATATTGCACAAGCGTATCGAAACAACACTTGCCAAAGCTAAAGAATTGCGCAAGTATATTGAGCCTTTGCTTACAAAGGCAAAAAACGATACTACACACTCTCGCCGTACTGTATTCTCTTATCTTCAAAATAAAGAGAGCGTAAAAGTATTGTTTGGTGATGTAGCTGAGAAAATTGCTAGCCGTCCAGGTGGCTACACTCGCATCGTTAAATTAGGCAACCGTTTGGGTGATAACGCTGAAGTTTGCTTGATTGAGTTGGTGGACTATAACACAACTCTTTTGGCTGAAACTAAAGAAGCTGCTGCTACTAAAACTCGTCGTAGCCGTCGTAGCACTGCCCCTAAAGCTGCTGCTGAAAGCACAGAAACTCCTGCTGCTGAAGAAAGTTCAGAATCTTCAGAACCAACAACTGAAGCATAA